GCCTACACGCTCCAGCGTCCAGGCGGTGCCCTTGCTGGCGGAGACGCCGGAGCAAGAGACCGAGCAGCTCGCGCAGCGGCGCGAGGACGTGGAGATCGACACGCGCAACTTCGACCGCACCCCGCGCGTGGTGGCCACGGGGGAGACGCCGCTGCTGCGCCTGGAGGGCTCCCGGGCGCGCCTGGCGGGCGACGCGGCGGGCACGGTGGGCTTCTCGGTGGACAACTTCATCCTGCTGGAGGTGCTCGACGAGCGCGGCCGGGTGCTGAACCGGGGCGCGGTGGGCTTCACCGACAGCGTGCACATCGGCAAGGAGCAGGTGGACAGCGTGGGGCGGATGTCCTTCGCCTTCGAGCCCGGAGAGGTGGACCTCACCTCCCTGCTGCCCGAGAGCCTGCCGTTCAAGCTGCGCGCCACGGTGCTGGACTACTCCGGCGTGGGCCGGGTGAGCCCTGTCTTCCTGCGGCTCGAGCCCCGCGGCCCGAGCGCCGAGGACGACCTGCGCGGCCACTGACTCCCCGCGGCGCCTCAGCCCACCTGGCGCAGGGACTCGCGGCCGGCGCGAAGCTGCTCGTGGACCGCGTCAATCAAGCAGTCGGCGCGCAGGGGGCCGGACAGGTACTCCTGGGCCCCCAGGGCCCACGCCCGGTCCACTTCGCGCGAGCGGCCCGCCAGCAGCAGCCGGGCCTGGACACCGCGCCGCTTCACGCTCTCCACGGACTGCACCGGCGCCAGCACCACCGTGTGCGCGCTCGCCTTGCGCACATCCTCGGTCCGCGCCACCTGGGCGCGCACGCCCGCGTGCTCCAGCAGCTCCATCAGCCCCTGCGTGGCCTGGCGGCCCCAGCCATACACCCACACCTCGGGCTCGGCCGGCTTCGCGGGCGTGAGGACCCGCGTCACCACCGGCACCTCGCGCTCGGTGATGCGGGCGGCCACGGGCAGCTCCTCCGTCAGGGGCTTCATCACGGGCAGCCCGTTCTTGAAGGTGTACGCCGAGTCCCGGCGCCGCAGGAGCCCATCGAGCATCAGGCACTCCGCGCGCTCGGTCACCAGCGGCAGCGCCTCGTCGGCCTCGGGAAGCGGAATGGGCTCCACCGGGCGATGCGCGCCGTCCAGGTGCGGGTAATAGAGCCGCTCGATGGCCTGGGCGATGGCCGCATCGGTCGCCAGCAGCGACACCACGCGCGTCTTGCCCGTGAGCCGGGCCACCTCGTCCAGGGTGTCCGGGTGGCCGGGCGCCGCGGTGGCCACCACCAGCACCGAGTCCCGCGGCCCTTCCTGGCGCAGGGGGATGACGCGGTAGTTTTCGGCGGCCCACACTGGCAGCACCTCGATGAGCTGGGAATCCAGCGGCTCGGCCTCCAGGTCCACGGCGGGAAGCTGCGCCTGATCGGCCAGCACCTCGAGCACCTGCTGCGCGGTGCAGAACCCCAGGTCCACCACCACCTGGCCCAGCGGCGTGCCCCACTTGTGGTGGAACCCCAGGGCCGCGCGAAGCTGCAGCTCGTCCACGAGCCCCACCGCCTGAAGCAGATCTCCCAGCCGTTTCTTCCGCATGACCGTGCCCTCGGGTGCTACCGCCGCGGGCACGCCATTGCGCGCCACGTGCCAGCGCCCGGCTCCCGTTCATACACCAGCGCTCAAGGGTTTACATCCCCCCTCAAGCACCCAGAGCGGTGACTGTTGCCTACAGTGTGGTGACAGCCGTCACCACCTCTTTTCCCAAGAATGCCGTGAAAGCCATTTTACAGGGCCATGTTAAGGGGCCGTCTCGGTGTGACTCCCAGGGAGGTTTCCATGACTCAGTTCCAGCGGCTCCTGCCCGGCCTCACGGCCCTTCTCCTGTTCGGTGCCTGCGGGGTGACGGACGAGGCCGAACTGCCCTCACTCGGCCTCCAGGAGCAGCCGGCGCTGGCGGACACCTGGGCCGCGAAGGCCGCGCGCATCCAGCAGCGGGATCTCCAGTCCAACGTCCCGCTCAACCGCTGGCAGCGGCTGGGCACCCACAACTCCCACGTCAGCACCCCGTACACGAAGTGCGGCGCGGGGCTCTGCTACTACGCGCGCGCCAACCAGCACCGGAGCCTCTCGGCCCAGCTCGACATGGGCATCCGGACCTTGATGCTGGACGTCTACGACCATGGCTGCCAGTGGGGCTGGAGCGTGTGCTTTGGCCACGAGGGCGAGCAATTCGTCCAGTGGAGCGTGTCGCTCGAGGACGAGATCGCCCAGTGGATCAACGCGCCGCAGAACCGGGACGAGGTGCTGTTCCTCATCCTGGAGGACTACTTCAACGACGACGCCAACAAGCGCCGGTTCTTCGGCGAGCTCCGGTACCGCCTCGACCGGGACTACGTGCCCGGCGCGCCGGTGAGCACCACCTCGGGAGACCTGATTTTCCGCCCCGTGGACAAGGAGCGCCTGTTCCCGTCCCGGTGGCCCACCCCGGCGGAGCTGGTCCAGCAGGGCAAGCGCATCGTCATCGCCGTCAAGGACCGCTCGAAGTACGAGGTGTCCCTGAGCGCCGAGGGCTACGCGGGCCCCATGAAGGACTGGCTCTTCTCGGTCAACAGCGTGGGCTATCCCTCGGTGCAATACCCCTGGTACAGCGCCAACTTCGCGCCCTCGTTCGACGGGGGGCGCTGCGGCTCGGCGGACATCCGGGATGGCGCGGGCAACGTGCAGCCCCTGGGGCTCCAGTTCACCCAGTTCGAGGAGCTGAAGATCTGCGATCACTTCGAGACGTGCTCGGGCCTGTATGACACGAGCCTCTTCAGCAAGCGGCTCGACGTCAAAGCCGCCGTGGACTGCGGCTTCAGCGTGGCGATGGACCAGGCCGAGGGAGACCCGGGCTACCAGGGCCAGGGGTACGACTACTACTCCCGCACCCTGAAGCAGGCCATCTGGAGCTTCGCCGAGGGAGAGCCCAACGACGCGGGCGGCGACGAGGATTGCGCGCAGATGAGGCCGGACGGCCGCTGGAACGACCTGTCCTGTGGCGGCGCCTCTCGCCGCCATGCGTGCAAGAAGAAGGACACCACGTGTGACGCGGCCTCGTGCCCCTCGGACTTCTGGACCCTGTCGTCCTCCGCGGGCGGCTGGTCCGCCGGGCTGACGGCCTGCCCTCAGGGCTACGCCTTCGGCGTGCCGCAGAACGGCTACGAGAACCGGAAGCTGCGGGAGCGGATTGGCAACGAGGACGTCTGGTTGAACTTCACGGACCGCGACGTGGAAGGCCGCTGGAAGCTCGCCCCGTAGGGAAAACCTCGGCGGGCTCCGGGGACGCATGGCATCGTTCAGCCGCCATGCGCCGCCCCCTGACCCGGCTGTCCTCCGATGCCCCCCGGCTCCACCGTTTCGTTCATGAGCTGGCGAGCTGGGGCCTCAATCACTCCCAGGCTTACTGGAAGCTCGCCCAGGCGTTGACCCCAGCGCCTGGCGCCGCCGGACTGCTCATCCACGAGCGGCTCCCCCTGCGCTTGAACCTGGAGACCCAGGCCGAGCGGCGCATGTACCAGGGCGTGGAGCAGAATGGGCTGCTCCTCGCCTCCCGGTTGCTGACGCCCGGAGGGCACGGCATCGACCTGGGCGCGCACATCGGCCTGTACACCGTGCTGATGGCGGCACGCGTGGGCGCGCAGGGCCGGGTCACCGCCTTCGAGCCCTCCGCCCCTGACCGCGAGCGGCTCCTGGCGCATACGCGCGAGCTGCCCCAGGTGACGGTCGTCCACCACCTGGAGGCCCTGCTCGAAGCGCAGGGCTCGGCGCCCATCGAGCTGCTCAGGGTAGAGGGAGCGGAATGGGCACCTCAGGTGTTCGAGAATGCGCCGGAGCTGTTCGGCTCGCACCGCATCCAGGCCCTGCTCACCGAGGTGGGCCCCGGCGCCGTCCCGGCCGGCCTCCTGGTGCCGCGCTTCCCCTTGAAAGAGTACGCCCACTTCCAGGTGAGCGAACGGCCCTCCCGGACCCACGTGCGGCTGCGGCCCGCCCTGGCCCCCGTGGACCTTCAGCGAATGCCCCCCGGGAGGTTCAACCTGCTGGCGATCCGCCGGGCCTGCATTGGACGGATCGTGGACCTCCTGGCCCGCTGACACGGCTCAGGGGCTCACAATAACTTGCAACGGCGGCTGCCCCTCCAAGAACTCCTCGCTGAGCCCTGCTTCCCACACCCTTCGGTCTTCCTCGCGTGGTGCGATCCGCAGCGCACCGGATTCCAAGACATGAAGCTCCAGCGCCGTGGGGAGGAGCACCTCCTGTCCACCGTGAAGGGGCGGAAGCACCGAAGGCCACCCTCCCTGTTCCGCGTGGTGGGCCTTGGCCAGTGCCATGGCGAGCAGCAAATCCATCTGGACACGCTGCAGATCCACCCGCGTGGCGTAAGGCTCCAAGGTAGGTGGGAGCTCGTGCATCACGGGGTTCCACGAACGGTTGAACTTCTCCGCCAGTGCCTGGAACCGGGGCCGCCGGACCGCGGCAGGCAGATCCACGAGTTGGAAGGCTTGTTCGTAAAACCGTTCAAACTCAACCAGCGCGATCCTCAAGAGAAGCGGCGAGAGGAAAGGCAAGCTTTCCATCTGCTCCGCTCCTTGTTTCACGAAGGCACGCATGCCAGCAGGCAGCGCCTCCTGTTGGGCTGGCTCGAGAAGCCGGCCAAACGCGTACAGCAGTCCGAAAATGCGCTCCGACTTCAGGGCCGAGGACAGGGGCGGCAGACTTTCCCGGATGCGACGCAAACCGCGAATGGCGCGGTGGACACCTGCGGCAGAAGCACGGGAGATCGCTTCTTGGCAGGGAGGGAACAGCGTGCCGTGGATGACCTCTGCCGCCATGGCGCCCAGCAGTCCACCGTCATGACCGAGTTCCCGCGCGAGGGCGAGCCCATCGAGACAGAGTTCCAAGGCAGCATCTCCATGCCCCTCGCCGGATTGGAGCCGAACCTCCAGCGCGGCGAGCCGGAGGAGCACGAGAAGCCCCAGTTGGCCCGTGTCGTGGCCGGGCTGATTGGGATCGGCGAAGAGCCAGAGTTCCTCGGGCAGCCCCCCCTCCTCGGCCCAGGAGGCTTCCTGTAGCCGCCGTATCAACGGACGGGCTCGCCCGAGCGATGCCATGCATTCACTGGGCAGTTCCCGCTGGGGCAATGCGGCATCCCAGCATTGGGAACTCACCCCACCCGGCTCTATCGCCAATTCCTTAGCATAAAAGCGGCGGACCTCCGGCATCAGAGAGCCAAGCGCTTGGGCGAGTGTTCCTGGGCTGGGACGGTCCACGTGAGAGGGCCGTACCCAGCGGCCAGCCGTCTTTACTTCGGCAAACGCGGCCAGCTCATCTCCCAGACGCTGAACTCGCGGCGTCAGCAACCAGAACGCGGCCACGGAGAGGAGCAGCACGGACAGGGGGATGCTTCCCAGCAGGATGAGCCCTTGCCAAAACCTGTCCGCAGACTGCCCGGGTTCCGCCATTCCAGCACTGTAACCCATTCACGGGAGGCCTCAGGACCGCCCGTGAACGGAGGCTACCCGGCCCCGCCGCCTGGAAGCGCGGCGAGGCCACGGGGCTCCACTCCGATGGCAGTCCGGGCTCAGGCCCGGGGCACCTCGGGCCCCGGGACAGGGGCCTTCGGCGACAAGGCCTCGAGGCCGACCGAGGGACCCTCGTACCCTGGGCCAAAGCCCTGGGCGCCAGGCTCCAACGGCTGTGTCCCCGCGAAGAGACGCTTCGCCCTGCCGAACAGCCAGCGCACACCCTGGAGCGCGTCGCTCACGAGCGCCCGGGGCGCTTCCTTGGACAGAAGCGCAGGCCCCTTCGATGTCCCCGACACCGCGTCCACGGGCATCGGGTTGATGCCCACGCCCAGCTCGTAGACCATCTTCCCGCCGAGCGTGGCGGTGTACAGCGCCGCCGTGTTGGCGAGCAGTCCCAGCACAACCTGGCCAGGCGACGGCGGGCGGCGCAACCGCCACAGCGTCACGCCCACGGCTCCCGCCATGATGAAGCCATTGCCCAGCCCATGGAGGAACACCATGTCGCGCGCCCGGGGCTCATCGAGCTTGACCTCCTGGGAGGCAGCCAGCCCCGCCAGCCCCGCGAAGAGGCCACTCAGGGAGCCGGCTATCCACAACCGGCGGCCCACCTTGGCCCAGGCCCGGTCCCCGCTCGTGACCGCGATCAGGTCCGCCACCGCCGCCGTGGGCAACAGGGCCAGGGGGGCGTGGACCACGGAAGGATGCAGTTCGTGAAGGAGCATCTTCATGCCAGAAGGCTATGCACGCTGTGTCCCAGCGGTCACGGCTCGCTTCCTTGCTCGGCCCTCCCGAGCAGCCGACGGATCCACGGCTCGGAATTGACCAGGAAGATGCCCAGCAACACCAGCACGGCCCCGGCGACGAAGTTCAGGCTGAGCGGCTCATCCAGCAACACCACGCCGAAGGTGACGCCAAACAGGGGCGTCATGAAGGAGAACACCGCCAGGTGCGACGCCAGGTAGCGGCGCATCAGCCAGAACCAGATGAGGTAGCTGGCGAACGACACCAGCACGCCTTGGAACAACACGCTGCCCACGCCCAGGGGGGTGAGCGTCACCTGGTGGATCTGCCCGCTCACGGCGGCGAGGCCCAGCAGCCCCACGAAGGCGATGGCCAACTGGTAGAACAGCGTCAGGGTGGGCGGAGCCTCGGACAACCGGGAGGCCCGGATGGTCACGGTGGTGGCGCCCCAGGCCGCGCCCCCCAGAATGCCCAGCGCATCCCCGAGGAGCATGCGCGCATCCATCTGGGCCAGCGACACCCCGCCGCTAAAGGCCAACGTGATGCCGCCAAAGCACAGGGCGATGCCCATCCATTGCAGCCGCCGCAGGCGCTCGCTGGGCAAGAGCAGGTGCAGACCGAGCGCGGAGAAGATGGGCGAGGTGTAGAGGAACACCGAGATGTGCGACGCCAGGGTGTACTGCAGGCCCAGCGCGATGCAGAGGAACTCGAGGGCGAACAACCCGCCGGTCAGCAGTCCCGCGGGCACCGTGCCCGCGGCGCGCCTCCAGTCCCCGCGCCAGCTCATCACGAGCCCCACCAGCAAGGCGGCGATGCCGGAGCGGGCCATGGCCTGCATCATCGGCACGATGTCGGGTGCCGCGGCCTTGATGGCCACCTGCTGCACGCCCCAGAAGGTGCACAGGCCGAGCATCACCTGGAACAGGAAGGCATCGGCCCCCCGCCGGAGAGCGCTCATGGACGGATGGCCTCAACGGGTGGGACGGGACAGGGGAAAGCGGGAGTCACGAGGGCGGCTTCTCTCCCAAACGCCCCCCTCCGTCAACGCGCGCTGGGGCACGGCCTCCTGCCTCCCCTGCGGCCCGCCTTGCCCACGCGGCTTCCGCTCCGCCACGTCACGCGCCCCCCATCGAACGTGGCAGGTTGGCTCCCACCGCATTAACTCCTCGGGGTGCCCGAAGGAAACATCATCCACCGGCTCGCGCGCGTCCACCATCGCTGGCTGGCGGGCCGCCAGTTCACTGCCGACTCGCCCCAGGGGCGCTTCTCCCAGGACGCCCGGCGGCTGTCGGGGCGGACGCTGTTGGCCGTGGAGGCGCACGGCAAACACCTCTTCCACCATTTCGAAGGGGGCGTGCACCTCCATCTGCACCTGGGGCTCTTCGGCAACATCCGGCACTTCCGCGCCGGCGCCCCGCCCCCCTCCGCCGCGTGCCGGCTGCGGTTGGCGTCCCCGCATGCCACCCTCTACCTCTCGGGTCCCCAGTCCTGTGAGCTGTTGAGCCCGGAGGCCGAGCGGACCCTGCGCGCCCGGCTGGGGGAGGATCCGCTTCGGCCCGAGGCGTCCCCGGCACGTGCCTTCGAGGCGCTGCGCCGGAGCCGTGCGCCGCTGGCCACCGTGCTGCTGGACCAGGAGCGCATCTCGGGCGTGGGCAACATCCTGCGCGCCGAGGCGCTCTTCCTGGCGCACCTGCCGCCCCAGCTCCCTGCCTCCGAGCTGCGGCCCGAGGACTTCGAGCGCCTGTGGGCGGCGCTCCGCCTGCTGCTGGAGGACGC
The sequence above is a segment of the Stigmatella aurantiaca genome. Coding sequences within it:
- a CDS encoding ATPase, with protein sequence MRKKRLGDLLQAVGLVDELQLRAALGFHHKWGTPLGQVVVDLGFCTAQQVLEVLADQAQLPAVDLEAEPLDSQLIEVLPVWAAENYRVIPLRQEGPRDSVLVVATAAPGHPDTLDEVARLTGKTRVVSLLATDAAIAQAIERLYYPHLDGAHRPVEPIPLPEADEALPLVTERAECLMLDGLLRRRDSAYTFKNGLPVMKPLTEELPVAARITEREVPVVTRVLTPAKPAEPEVWVYGWGRQATQGLMELLEHAGVRAQVARTEDVRKASAHTVVLAPVQSVESVKRRGVQARLLLAGRSREVDRAWALGAQEYLSGPLRADCLIDAVHEQLRAGRESLRQVG
- a CDS encoding methyltransferase FkbM; its protein translation is MRRPLTRLSSDAPRLHRFVHELASWGLNHSQAYWKLAQALTPAPGAAGLLIHERLPLRLNLETQAERRMYQGVEQNGLLLASRLLTPGGHGIDLGAHIGLYTVLMAARVGAQGRVTAFEPSAPDRERLLAHTRELPQVTVVHHLEALLEAQGSAPIELLRVEGAEWAPQVFENAPELFGSHRIQALLTEVGPGAVPAGLLVPRFPLKEYAHFQVSERPSRTHVRLRPALAPVDLQRMPPGRFNLLAIRRACIGRIVDLLAR
- a CDS encoding DUF2231 domain-containing protein produces the protein MKMLLHELHPSVVHAPLALLPTAAVADLIAVTSGDRAWAKVGRRLWIAGSLSGLFAGLAGLAASQEVKLDEPRARDMVFLHGLGNGFIMAGAVGVTLWRLRRPPSPGQVVLGLLANTAALYTATLGGKMVYELGVGINPMPVDAVSGTSKGPALLSKEAPRALVSDALQGVRWLFGRAKRLFAGTQPLEPGAQGFGPGYEGPSVGLEALSPKAPVPGPEVPRA
- a CDS encoding DMT family transporter; translation: MSALRRGADAFLFQVMLGLCTFWGVQQVAIKAAAPDIVPMMQAMARSGIAALLVGLVMSWRGDWRRAAGTVPAGLLTGGLFALEFLCIALGLQYTLASHISVFLYTSPIFSALGLHLLLPSERLRRLQWMGIALCFGGITLAFSGGVSLAQMDARMLLGDALGILGGAAWGATTVTIRASRLSEAPPTLTLFYQLAIAFVGLLGLAAVSGQIHQVTLTPLGVGSVLFQGVLVSFASYLIWFWLMRRYLASHLAVFSFMTPLFGVTFGVVLLDEPLSLNFVAGAVLVLLGIFLVNSEPWIRRLLGRAEQGSEP
- a CDS encoding Fpg/Nei family DNA glycosylase, encoding MPEGNIIHRLARVHHRWLAGRQFTADSPQGRFSQDARRLSGRTLLAVEAHGKHLFHHFEGGVHLHLHLGLFGNIRHFRAGAPPPSAACRLRLASPHATLYLSGPQSCELLSPEAERTLRARLGEDPLRPEASPARAFEALRRSRAPLATVLLDQERISGVGNILRAEALFLAHLPPQLPASELRPEDFERLWAALRLLLEDAARDGRIVTPHAPPTALTLPGKRREDRFTVYDREGQPCPRCATPIVRLALSGRGLFFCPSCQAPRGKKR